The Zingiber officinale cultivar Zhangliang chromosome 2A, Zo_v1.1, whole genome shotgun sequence genomic sequence CTGTGTTGTTAGAGGACCTTTATTCAATGGACAGGAAGTTTGCAGAGCACTACAATGTATGTAGCAAGTAGCACCTTATGATTTTCTCATCCTTTCTCATTTGTGCACAATATGTCCTGTCAAGTGGCATCTTGACTGACATGTTGGTTGGTTTACATCTCTTCACCTTTTTGTATCTGTAGGTCCTGGAGCAAATACTTGGAGTGCTTATCAGGTTTGTCAAGGACCTGAAGTTGCAGCATCAGCATCAATATGTAAGTCTGCCGGAGCGCATAATTCTTGAAAATTGTAATCTATTTAATTGTGCTTCAAATATGGAAGATGTGTTTTGTTATATTCATTTTCGCAAAAATAGTTGTCTTTTTTCATGATATTTTATTATAAGCAGGATGAATTGAGGAAAACATGGCTTTGTAAGAGGTGTCAGACAATGAATGCCAAACTCAGGTTTGTCTATATAGTTGTTCTAGGCTTGCCTCATTGGAAGTTATCTGCATGTGTTACTCTATTACATAAACTCAAATATTTGAAGTATAGTTCAATGTTCGTACATACTATTGTCTAACTCAAAGAAATCCAATAGGATTTGCTATTTTGTTCATTATCTAATTGTCATCATCTGTCTCATTGTGCATAACATAACTATTGTTGAAGTGTGCTTTTGAAGATGAGAATTTATTCTGTTTTCTcgtgcttcatctgctagttttTATGCATTTTGCATGATAGAGTGGAGTTGTGTCAATTCAAATCTTGTACCTGCGCATATGTTACTGCATTTAACTATTTCATTTTGATAATTATTAAGAAGCTCATTTCTACTTCCTTATTTGTTAGGATTTTAGCCATAGGGTTTTGTTCCTAACACGGTTCTGATTTCTGCAGCATCTTTCTTGCTTTCCTTAGCATATTGTAATGTTTGCAAGATGGATAGAAATTGTGACAAAATTATAGTTCAGCTGTTTTTGTACTGGTAGACATAGTAAAACAATATTACATTGTTACGATGGTTCTTGATTATTTTACTCTATTTTGACGGCTATATATCCCTGACATTGTCTCAGTGTTCTTGAACATCTTCTTCTGCGTGACACTTACACTAAGGATTCTGTTCCAGCCCTGCATAAGATACGGTAATTCAAAAATGACTTCTTTGACCCTTCTTTGTAATGCTATAGCTGTTACCTAATTGCATTCATGCCTTTCAGCAAATATTTATTGGAAGCGAAAAATGACTTCTTAGACCCTTCTTTGTAATGCTATAGCTGTTACCTAATTGCGTCCATGCCTTTCAGCAAATATTTATTGGAAGCGACAGAAGAAGCATCCATTGCTTACAATAAAGCGGTATAATTACATCAACCTCCTGgagtttcatttttttatattatacagTATCATGCTTGGTCATTGTTCAACTGTGTCTCTGTTGCATTCATCTTTCAGGCACATTTGCGTAATCCAAAGAAAACTTTCTAGGTTTAAAAAATTGTATTGTATCTCTGctattcatttaaatttttatctcGGCCAAATGCGGATCTCTTGCAAAAAAGTAAATCATATAGACGCAGGCAGCCttctaaattgaaattgactgCCGAGTACAATGGCTAGATTGGAATTGTCCTTTGatagattaattaaatattatcaaTTTAATTTGTTAACTGATATTTAAGCAACTTTTGTCAACATCTGTATCCCATCATTATTTAACAGGTCACACGATTACGGGAGTACCAAGGCGTCGACCCACATTTTGATACAATTGCAAGACAATATCATGAGATTGTGAAGGTGCCTACATCTTCTGTTCTTTCAATGCCATTTGTTTTTTGTAGAAGCAATCTCAGTTGCTTAATTTAGTTAGAATAATTGATTTACAGAAACTGGAAGGAATGCAATGGACGATTCATCAAGTAGAAATGGATTTGAAGCGTTCACTTGAGCACTCATCCTAAGTATGATTTTGGTGCTTCTCTTTGCATcacattaatttaagttttggttgTCATTTACTTGCTCCATAGATTGATTTCCAAGGATCAACTTTGGCATATACTGTTTCAGGCACAAGTGGACCGTGGCTTCTCGCCAGGCGGAGGTGTTGTTCCTCCGGTTAGAAGGTAGCAATGATCCTCGACCACCACTTCCATGTGGGGCGCCTTACCCATGTTATTTGCAAGGATTTTTGGTGTTCAAGCCGTGGTTCATTTGTGACATTCCATGGCTCTTTACATTAAGTGCTAGTGAAATTAAATTTGTTGTGATTTGTGGAAATTATTATATTCTATCTATTAAATCCTGTGTCTTCTGGTTGTTCTTTGCTTTCTTCGTTCCAATGCCACTAAACAACGCatacttctcctttcttttaatACTGCCTTTGAACGGTCAGAATAACTACCAACCAACCGATCGAACACAACGCTTCACCAAGCGACGGCGTCGCGCCCGCTTGTTTCTACTTATCCACCCTCCTCCGTGCCGCCGACCGCCTGCAAATATCCTCCAGCCATGAGCATCAGGGGCGGCAGCCTTGGCAACTACTACGTCAAACTACCAATCGAGGATGAGAGCAAGGAGGAAGGAGAGGTGGCGCAGGAATCGGAGACGATCGCCTGCCACGTGTGCGACAGGGTATTCGTGTCGAAGAAGGCGCTGCACGGGCACATGCGGTCGCACCCGGCACGGCGGGGGCGCGGTTCGGTGACGCCGTCGATGGAGGAGGAGACGGCGGAGTTGCTACTGCTGCTCTCCGGCTCCGGCGACCCCCGGCATCGGAAGTACCTATGCCACGGCTGCCACGAGGAGTTCGAGACTCGGCACGCGCTGGAGGGACACCGCGCCAGCCACCAGAAGCGGCAGGAGTGCCACACCAAGGATTCTGTCCGGCGACGAGACGGACGCAGCGACGATGAGGCAGCGGGGCAACCAGCGGCAGCGGAGAGTTCAAGAAGGGGGAGGAAGAATAAAAGACCATTATTGGACTTGAATAAGCCGCCGTCGCCTTCATCGTCATCGCCATCAGGATCGAACTATGGCAGCGGAGGGAGGAGCGATAGCTCGTCGTCCGGCGACGCCGGGGGAGGAGGAAGCATGAACTGAGAAGTGGGCGTTCTATTTATCTATGGGACCTGGTCGCATAGTGATGCTACGTCGTCCTTTATGATTATGCGGATGCAATTCGCTTTAGAGCATATattatgatatttttctaatgGTCCCTATAttcacatgattatatatttatttttaatattttttttaaacaaagagAATGATAATTGAGATTGAAAGATATTTATAGAAATATCTCTtctaaatatagaaatatttataaaaaaattgaaagataTTTATAGAAATATCTCTTCTAAATATCCAAAGTTGTAAATTCAGACGCACGAGAAACATTCTCCGACGATACTTTCGTACGTCGCATTCCAACGGCTATCTCGGCGACGAAAGATGGCAATGATTTCCCATCCATAAAACGATCCCGCGGATCGCTGACGTGCACACCAAAATATCTCCCATAGAATCCTGATCGCCTCATCTGGGCCGTCGGATTGCAATTCCTCTCATAACCCAAAACCCACCGCCTCCTGACGCCCTTTTATTATCCCTCCCTTTTCAATCTTCGATCCGCCTTCTCCCATCGATCGCTCTCCTTTTGCCTTTTGCTGTTCTTCTGCGCTACCACCGTCGTCAATCGTTCGATCAAGGTATGCCGTTCATTCTCCTACTTCTTCCCTTTTTTCAgaaattatttgattttttgGTCGATCACATGGTGTTTAGTTGCAGTTATCGCCATGAAACGGGGGAAATCGAAGACTGATGCGCCGAAGAAGGCTGACGCCAAGTAAAAAATCGAAGACTAATTCTTCGGATTCCTGTTTTCGATGCATCGGTGATATATAGGGTGTTGGATGCTAGGATCTGATATATGTTTTGTTATAGGCTTGCTGTGAGAAAGGGTTCGGAGCGGCCGGCAAAGAAGCCGAAGAATGCTAAGGCCGAGAAGGATCCGAACAAACCTAAGCGACCTCCTAGCGCCTTCTTTGTGTTCATGTAAGCTCTCCTATTCCATAGTCGTTTTAGGGTTTTGGATCTTTGCTGATTACTAATTACTCGGCAGGGAAGAGTTCAGGAAGACGTACAAGGAAAAACATCCTAACAACAAATCCGTCGCTGTGGTAAAGTTGATCTGTCTGTTACTTGTTGATTCTTTTGTCAACTGATATTAAATCAAACAAAACCAAACCATTTTTGATTCAATCAGGTTGGCAAAGCTGGCGGTGATAAGTGGAAAACATTGTCCGAAGAAGTAATATTTGATATTTGTTTTTCTTCCACTAAATCAATCTTCCTTTTTGTAAGGGGAAAAAAATAACTCGGTGGGATGtggatttgttttccttttccaggATAAGGCTCCTCATGTGGCTAAAGCAGCTAAATTGAAGATGGAGTACACCAAGAAATTAGCTACCTACAATAAAAACCTGGTTGATGATCTTTCAACTTACTTGATTTGGATCAATTTAATGATCAATAAACTGAGTGTTATTGGCATTGCCTGAACGAATAGTCTGGTGGAGGAAGTCGCGATGCTGCCGATGTTGATGAAGATGAATCTGACAAATCCAAATCCGAGGTCCATGATGACGAGGACGGCGAGGAAGGAAGTGAAGAGGTCTGTGATTTATCGTGATATTTGCTTAATAATCGTAGAAACTTTTATTCAATTGATGTTGTTTTAAAACAGGCTGAAGATGATGAGTAATGGAAAATTGCAATCATGACTGGTTTGGACTGGAAGAACGGAACCGAGTTTGGCACATAAAATCAAGTATTTTGTGTGGTTTTTGACTAACATGTTAGTTTCTGTTTGTTTGCTTGCCTGATCATCTCATGATGTTATCTTATCCTTTGTGCAAAGAATTGCTAGTTTGATAAAATAGATGTAGTTGATTGATGATATGATCCATCTATGCAAATTTGATCTTTGGTTGCCTATATTTAGGATAAGTAGAATTTAGATTGTTGCAACTCCCGCTTCAATCAAAGACCACGAGCTTTTGGTACTCCTCTCCGGCGATCGCCGTCTCCATTACTGTCCTCGGGTTGAGAACCCCGTCTCCTCCTTCCAAGAACAGCTTGACTAGATTCTTGGAGACCACTGCTTCCTTGTACCCCGCCTCACGGAATTTCCGGCAAATCGCCTCGTAGTCCGTCTCCCAGGGATTAGCGGACGCCTCGTCGAATTCCATGTCGCTGAACACGAACAGTCGCTTTACCATCGCCTCAGGCGGCAGTTTTCCTTCGACGGCAACCGCGagcattttgtcgaacaccttcTGGAAGTCCGTGTTCGTTCCCCAATCCATGTTGTAGATGAACTCGGTTTTCTCCTGCAGTGAATCGCCCTTGATTAGATGCAGCTCCGGGCTCTCGCTGAAAGTGATTACCCGTCCTTTCCATGGATCTTCGCTGAGCTCGGAGATGAGGAGCCCGAGCGCGACGCAGACCTCGATCGGGGTGCCCCTCATGCTACCGGAAACGTCGCATACAGCGATGCAATTCCGCAGGCTACCTCTTGTGGAGAGGTCTTCGATCATCCTCTTCCACTGCAGCTCCGCGACGTCGTCGCCGGCGTCTTTAAGGATCTCGTGGGGGAGGAGTGCGCCGGCGGCAATTTTGGCTTTACCCTTCTTGACATTGTCGATGTACTCATCGAATCGCCCGGAATCATGCTTGGCAAAGAGCTTCTTGTAGTTCTTCATTGCAACAGAAGCGACGTGGTTGTAGGGGAGAACACTCCACTGGCCGGCACTCATGTATACCTCCGGTAGCTCGAGTGCGCGGCGCAGAGGAACGAGCGCCTCCCTCCGGAGGCGGTCTCGGACGCGATAGGCGTAGTGCTCCTCCTCGAGGGAGGTGTAGTCTGGGTGGGTGTCCCTGGGGAAGAGGCGGCGCGCAACGGCTTCGCAGAGGAGGATGGATCTGTCGAACGAAGAGTCAGGGGTAGGGCACCACTTGGCGGCGAGGGAGATCTTGGTCAGCTCTCCTTCACTCAGGTGGCGGAGATCGACGGAGAGTACTCTGCGAAGACATCGGCAACGCGGTCGTGGAGGCAGCGGTAGTCTGGATCACGGCCATATCGTTCGATCGCTCGTACCGCCATCTCGGCTCTCTTAGTGTGTCGGATTTCCGCCGCCTGCGCCGATAATTCCTTCCTTTTTGCCGTTTCTGCCGCGATCCTTTCTTCTCTCGTTCCTTCCTTCTTTGGCACCTGTAGCTTCCTGGACCGGCGAAGGAATACACTGCAATGGAAATAGTGCTTTATCCGCGAGGCTTTGGCCTTCGCTCGAGCATCGTCGCCAGCAACCAGCCGGTGAAGAATCTCCGGTAAGTCCTTCAGGTATCCGAATTCAGAAATGGGCTGCAGGTTAGAGGTAAGTGTCTTCGGATGGTGGCGGTGAAGCCACAATGCGGAAGAATAGAAGCCCTCACGGTCGGACTTGCCGGTCCCGCGGACGCCGCGGAGGTGGCAGATAAGCTTGAGGGCTGTGGGGGCCTCCTTCTCCCAGGCTGAAGAGAGGAGCTCCGCGACGGTCGCGGCAGGGGTGTCCGGAACAATCTGGAAGAAGAAGTCGAGGCAGGGATCACCAGTGGAGAGGAAGGTAGGGGAGAGGTTCTCGGTGAGTCCCATGGGCGGACGCGGCGTGGAGGCGTTCGAAACTGTGTCCGCGAGGTCGAGGCAGGGATCACCAGTGGTGAGGAATGTAGGGGAGAGGTTCTCGGTGAGTCCCATGGGCGGAGGCGGCGTGGAAGCGTTGGAACCTGTGTCAGCGAGGTCGAGGAAGGGATCGGGCTTGGATGCCACGGAGGATGGAGGAGGAAGGAGGTGGCGAATCTCAGGCGGGCCCAGGAGGACGACGCCCGCCGCAGTAGGCGCCATTTTTGGGAGACTGAAAGAGGACGAGGCTCGGGTGAAGAATGGGTAGGTCTGACTCTCGTACACCTGCAGTTTAGTCTGTAGATGCAAATGAAGTAGGCGGTACATTTGGCTTGTGCCGCAACGAATTCTTGCAACGGAAGCTTCAAAATATGCGGGCCCTGTCATCGTCGCGAGTGAAACGTCTTTTATAGCCTGAATTCAATATGCATCGTTTATTATTATCATATTTTACTCCAAAGAAAAAATTGGTatctaataatattttaatatttactttttaattaaaatttaattatacatttctttttaatactttatatttattatttttgtattttttttgtttaaaagatgataaattagaaatttgaatatataaaaaataaaaatatgaagggaaaatataaataaaattattcttTACTATTTATTTTTGATAGGTGTAAATTAggataatatattattattttataaattaaaaatgataattAGTTTTCTATGTTGGTGCAcaaggtcggcaagaggggaaggGTGAATTGTCTGCAAGTAAAAGATAACCtactcaagactttcaactcaaaaaataataataacaattaaaaatattaaaataacataaaagaaatagagacaggacatttaacttggttataaccaagacggttgttaatccaaggtggtggaaagcgcactaagaaaaagtctcctttctctgaaggcggagaagtcttttacacactaaaactTTTACAAATTGCTATGAATTTGATACTGAGGTCATTGCTTGATTGATACCTATTTCATAGCTCCAGAGGTcattttatagctcttggaaagcttatctcgaaggtccaatgtgcctccaatagaggtctaAGGCGCCGCCTCCAACAAGTGGATGGACAAAACTTTATCCATTGCGCAAACGATTGTCTTTGacttgtctgaggcgcctccattgagcgatgagggcgcctccattgattaatgaaggcgccttggactttaCTTCCGGCtcactttctcctttgctttgacttccgaagctccatACGTTTGGGTAATTCTGGCCAATCGAAataggctcacccgaactcaatttccggccttctccttgagcaggcttccgtccctcgaacgttgcacacgttcttctcgcccaccgatgtactcttccacaactctctcgtccttcggaggCACCGAGCatgtcggctctcttcccgtgccgtctttctcgctagttgcgtctttcgctcgacttcctgtactcctaagttcctgcacacttagacacagggatcaaataacaaagcaagacataactaacttggttgatcacatcaaaatacacATGGGGTCCAACATTCTATTCTTAAATTTATTTCTCACGttcaatttattattttagtCGACCCAAGGATAAGACTTATCTCTCATAGTGATTATGATTTATAATCGTTATACTATGATTCAtacaacatgagcatggttgaaaTTCATGATCAATACTATGTTTAAGTTGTTAAAAATATGtactaatgatttttttttaaaaaaaataatgaatcgGATAACACTGAATCTGGGACGATCGGtttaattttatagaaaatttttatcGACTGCTAGAGTAAATCGAGAACTATTTATGATAGACGATCCAGAAATCTAATATCCAATGATCAATAtcatattatagtaattataaatGGTAGTTGTTATAGCATATAACAACTAACCATCATGATTTTTATAATGTGCAAAGATGAGATTATATTAATCAAcactattgatcctgtccgaacgctgaatcaacggacgctgggcacgtggcgctctccggtttgctgatgtagatctccggcgaacctgcacagaagtcgggccgggaaggggtttccggcggcgaccctccgacgctcaagtcaggtaagcaagtggtggaaacaGTAACTCCAAAGCTTGTatctcgcgtacctccggcgaaatctgcggctctttatatagagcggtgaaagagcttctacacacccaccgaggcgcgtacgtgtccgcagctcATACCACGGTATgagtttgtcagaaagcttacctgacgctatacttcaacagtcccatcgcgccttcgatgggacaacaggacaccccgttgtcagttTAGGAGTATGGGctagccatatgacttgacggctgtcagcagatgttcctgtccctatttgcCCACtgccggccgggacgtccgtccgaccgactagacgaagagcgccgtccggacgaCCATAATTCCATGCGCCGACCGAGCGGCGCacccattacgtcctgccttctcttaggccttccactcggtcattatttactgttgttggtgcaatatccctcaggtcaaggttgacctgggtaaccaagctgagtcttggtttgggtttagatgtttgacaataagatgttgattgaagaaaagtcaagtaggtcaaggttgactggatacttgactgggaagtcctaactaggatgttaggcaaaatgaaagtcctggtaagtgaagccaggcagaagaaaagtcctggtgagtgaagccaggcagaagaaaagtcctggtgagtgaagccaggcagaaggaagtcctagtgagtgaagctaggcagatggaaatcctggtgagtgaagccaggtgaaagtcctagtgagtgaagctaggcagatggaaagtcctagtgagtgaagctaggcagatggaaaaccctagtgagtgaagctaggtgaaagtcctggtgagtgaagccaggcaaggaaggaaatccagatggatcaaggatgatcggacatcggtgttgggaagtccaagtaggtcaaggattgaccggatacttggcgaggaaggaaatccagatggatcgaggatgatcggacatctggtgttgggaagtcaagtaggtcaaaggattgattggatacttggcaaggaaggaaatcggatggatcga encodes the following:
- the LOC122044127 gene encoding zinc finger protein ZAT2-like; this translates as MSIRGGSLGNYYVKLPIEDESKEEGEVAQESETIACHVCDRVFVSKKALHGHMRSHPARRGRGSVTPSMEEETAELLLLLSGSGDPRHRKYLCHGCHEEFETRHALEGHRASHQKRQECHTKDSVRRRDGRSDDEAAGQPAAAESSRRGRKNKRPLLDLNKPPSPSSSSPSGSNYGSGGRSDSSSSGDAGGGGSMN
- the LOC122042667 gene encoding DNA-binding protein MNB1B-like isoform X2 → MKRGKSKTDAPKKADAKLAVRKGSERPAKKPKNAKAEKDPNKPKRPPSAFFVFMEEFRKTYKEKHPNNKSVAVDKAPHVAKAAKLKMEYTKKLATYNKNLSGGGSRDAADVDEDESDKSKSEVHDDEDGEEGSEEAEDDE
- the LOC122042667 gene encoding HMG1/2-like protein isoform X1, which gives rise to MKRGKSKTDAPKKADAKLAVRKGSERPAKKPKNAKAEKDPNKPKRPPSAFFVFMEEFRKTYKEKHPNNKSVAVVGKAGGDKWKTLSEEDKAPHVAKAAKLKMEYTKKLATYNKNLSGGGSRDAADVDEDESDKSKSEVHDDEDGEEGSEEAEDDE